Proteins from a genomic interval of Chitinivorax sp. PXF-14:
- a CDS encoding MipA/OmpV family protein: MPPSPRPLTLLTALLAIACSPLAMADGLYVGARYHLGLGPYRVSTLGEGLPAGDHTGERLLLRDDELGLRLVGNPALSLDAIVQQDRLAFRARDADTPELRALRDRRESLNAGLELAWRPSAASVLRIAYLHDALARHQGDQVELHADYTVEQAAGALRFTPYLDWRHYNARYSRYYFGVDVDEARASTLPAYAPDHSQRLDLGLRLAHPLSRDWTTFADLSLRHYGQAVADSPLTGHARYGELSIGAVYNLRAVLGTRLAGL, translated from the coding sequence ATGCCGCCCTCGCCCCGCCCACTGACGCTGCTGACCGCCCTGCTGGCCATCGCCTGCTCACCGCTCGCCATGGCCGACGGGCTGTATGTCGGTGCACGCTACCACCTGGGGCTGGGCCCCTATCGCGTCAGCACGCTGGGCGAGGGCCTGCCGGCCGGCGACCATACCGGCGAACGCCTGCTGCTGCGCGACGATGAACTGGGGCTACGCCTTGTCGGCAACCCGGCATTGAGCCTCGATGCCATCGTCCAGCAGGATCGGCTCGCGTTTCGCGCGCGCGACGCCGACACGCCCGAGCTGCGCGCCCTGCGCGACCGCAGGGAGAGCCTCAACGCCGGGCTGGAGCTGGCCTGGCGGCCAAGCGCAGCCAGCGTACTGCGCATCGCCTACCTGCACGATGCACTGGCCCGCCACCAGGGCGATCAGGTCGAGCTCCATGCCGACTACACCGTCGAGCAGGCGGCTGGCGCGCTGCGCTTCACCCCCTATCTCGACTGGCGCCACTACAACGCGCGCTACAGCCGTTACTATTTCGGCGTCGATGTCGACGAAGCACGGGCCTCGACCCTGCCAGCCTACGCGCCGGACCACAGCCAGCGCCTGGACCTGGGCCTGCGTCTGGCCCACCCCCTGTCGCGCGACTGGACGACCTTCGCCGACCTGTCGCTGCGCCACTATGGCCAGGCCGTGGCGGATAGCCCGCTGACCGGCCATGCACGCTATGGCGAGCTCAGCATCGGCGCGGTCTACAATCTCAGGGCCGTGCTCGGCACCCGTCTCGCCGGCCTCTGA
- a CDS encoding 2-hydroxychromene-2-carboxylate isomerase gives MSHPIDFYFDFGSPYSYIAANRLESFESRNGKPVVWRPILAGAIFKLLNNPPEPDVRQRYMVLDAKRTASFHKMPLNWPSRFPINPLAACRAFYWLYEDNPAQAIQLAMALLKAYWVMDHDISDADYILDLADRYGIERDYLLEGMNDQGVKDKLRQATEVAYQRGVFGVPFVFVGDEPFWGQDRIDQIERWAQISGWTY, from the coding sequence ATGTCCCACCCCATTGATTTCTATTTCGATTTCGGCTCGCCCTATTCGTATATCGCGGCGAACCGGCTGGAAAGCTTCGAATCGCGCAACGGCAAGCCCGTCGTCTGGCGCCCCATCCTGGCGGGTGCCATTTTCAAGCTGCTCAACAACCCGCCCGAGCCCGACGTGCGGCAGCGCTACATGGTTCTGGACGCCAAGCGCACGGCAAGTTTCCACAAGATGCCGCTGAACTGGCCGAGCCGCTTCCCGATCAACCCGCTGGCGGCCTGCAGGGCGTTCTACTGGCTTTACGAGGACAACCCGGCGCAGGCCATCCAGCTTGCCATGGCCCTGCTCAAGGCCTACTGGGTGATGGACCACGACATCTCCGACGCCGACTACATCCTCGACCTCGCCGACCGCTACGGCATCGAGCGCGACTACCTGCTGGAAGGCATGAACGATCAAGGCGTCAAGGACAAGCTACGGCAGGCCACCGAAGTCGCCTATCAGCGCGGCGTGTTCGGCGTGCCCTTCGTCTTCGTCGGCGACGAGCCATTCTGGGGGCAGGACCGCATCGACCAGATCGAGCGCTGGGCGCAGATCAGCGGCTGGACCTACTGA
- the ubiD gene encoding 4-hydroxy-3-polyprenylbenzoate decarboxylase, translating into MKYDDLRDFLAQLEKQGELKRIKAEVSTHLEMTEICDRVLRAEGPALLFENVKGHRMPVLANLFGTPKRVAMGMGAESIDALREIGKLLSYLKEPEPPKGLRDAWEKWPVLKQVLNMSPKEVRSAPCQQAVWEGADVDLARIPIQHCWPSDVAPLITWGLVVTRGPHKTRQNLGIYRQQVLGPNKVIMRWLAHRGGALDFREHCEKNPGQPFPVAVVLGCDPATILGAVTPVPDTLSEYQFAGLLRGAKTELIKCLGSDLQVPASAEIVLEGVIHPDETALEGPYGDHTGYYNEQDRFPVFTIERITMRRDPIYHSTYTGKPPDEPAVLGVALNEVFVPILQKQFTEIVDFYLPPEGCSYRMAIVSIKKQYPGHAKRVMFGIWSFLRQFMYTKFIVVVDEDVNIRDWKEVIWAITTRMDPARDTTLVENTPIDYLDFASPVSGLGSKMGLDATNKWQGETTREWGTPIVMDEAVKRRVDEMWGQLGL; encoded by the coding sequence ATGAAATACGACGACCTGCGCGACTTTCTCGCGCAACTGGAAAAACAGGGCGAGCTCAAGCGCATCAAGGCCGAGGTCTCGACGCATCTCGAGATGACCGAGATCTGCGACCGCGTGCTGCGCGCCGAGGGCCCGGCCCTGCTGTTCGAAAACGTGAAGGGCCACCGCATGCCGGTGCTGGCCAACCTGTTCGGCACGCCGAAGCGCGTGGCGATGGGCATGGGCGCCGAGTCGATCGACGCGCTGCGCGAGATCGGCAAGCTGCTGTCCTACCTGAAGGAGCCGGAGCCGCCCAAGGGCTTGCGCGACGCGTGGGAGAAGTGGCCGGTGTTGAAGCAGGTGCTCAACATGTCGCCCAAGGAGGTGCGCAGCGCACCGTGCCAGCAGGCGGTGTGGGAAGGCGCGGATGTCGATCTGGCGCGCATCCCGATCCAGCATTGCTGGCCCAGCGACGTGGCGCCGCTGATCACCTGGGGCCTGGTGGTGACGCGCGGCCCGCACAAGACGCGGCAGAATCTCGGCATCTATCGCCAGCAGGTGCTGGGGCCGAACAAGGTGATCATGCGCTGGCTCGCGCATCGTGGCGGCGCGCTCGATTTCCGCGAGCATTGTGAAAAGAATCCCGGCCAGCCCTTCCCGGTGGCGGTGGTATTGGGTTGCGACCCGGCGACGATACTGGGCGCGGTGACGCCGGTGCCGGACACGCTCTCCGAATACCAGTTCGCCGGCCTGTTGCGCGGCGCCAAGACCGAGCTGATCAAGTGCCTGGGCTCGGACCTGCAGGTGCCGGCGAGCGCCGAGATCGTGCTCGAAGGTGTGATCCACCCCGATGAGACGGCGCTCGAAGGCCCTTACGGCGACCACACCGGCTACTACAACGAGCAGGACCGCTTCCCGGTGTTCACGATCGAGCGCATCACCATGCGCCGCGACCCGATCTACCACAGCACCTATACCGGCAAGCCACCGGACGAGCCCGCCGTGCTCGGCGTTGCGCTGAACGAGGTGTTCGTGCCCATCCTGCAGAAGCAGTTCACCGAGATCGTCGACTTCTACCTGCCACCCGAGGGCTGCAGCTACCGCATGGCCATCGTCAGCATCAAGAAACAGTACCCGGGCCACGCCAAGCGCGTGATGTTCGGCATCTGGAGCTTCCTGCGCCAGTTCATGTACACCAAGTTCATCGTGGTGGTGGACGAGGATGTGAACATCCGCGACTGGAAAGAGGTGATCTGGGCCATCACCACGCGCATGGATCCGGCGCGCGACACCACGCTGGTCGAGAACACGCCGATCGACTACCTCGATTTCGCTAGCCCGGTATCGGGCCTCGGCAGCAAGATGGGGCTCGATGCAACCAACAAGTGGCAGGGCGAGACCACGCGCGAGTGGGGCACGCCCATCGTGATGGACGAGGCGGTGAAACGGCGCGTCGACGAGATGTGGGGACAGCTCGGGCTGTAG
- the dut gene encoding dUTP diphosphatase: MTTIDIKILDPRIQEALPAYGTPGAAGLDLRACLDEALVLQPGETKLIPTGIAIHLADAGLAAMILPRSGLGHKHGIVLGNLVGLIDSDYQGQIFVSCWNRGLEAFTINPMERIAQMVVVPVVQVGFNIVDDFDASHRGEGGFGSTGKH; the protein is encoded by the coding sequence ATGACCACCATCGACATCAAGATTCTCGACCCACGCATCCAGGAAGCCCTGCCCGCCTATGGCACGCCGGGCGCCGCCGGTCTCGACCTGCGCGCCTGCCTCGACGAGGCGCTGGTATTGCAACCGGGCGAGACCAAGCTGATCCCCACCGGCATCGCGATTCACCTGGCAGACGCGGGCCTCGCCGCGATGATCCTGCCGCGCTCGGGCCTCGGCCACAAACATGGCATCGTGCTCGGCAATCTGGTCGGGCTGATCGACTCGGACTACCAGGGCCAGATCTTCGTCTCGTGCTGGAACCGCGGCCTGGAGGCCTTCACCATCAACCCGATGGAGCGCATCGCGCAGATGGTGGTGGTGCCGGTGGTGCAGGTCGGCTTCAACATCGTCGATGATTTCGATGCCAGCCATCGCGGCGAAGGCGGCTTCGGCAGCACCGGCAAGCATTGA
- the coaBC gene encoding bifunctional phosphopantothenoylcysteine decarboxylase/phosphopantothenate--cysteine ligase CoaBC encodes MATSSKRILLGITGGVAAYKSAELTRLFVKAGHSVQVAMTEAASHFVGPVTFQALSGKPVFTDQWDPRINNGMPHIDLSREADAILIAPASTDFIAKLAHGQCDDLLSTLCAARDCPLLVAPAMNRQMWENPANQRNIALLKQDGIAVLGPGSGDQACGEVGDGRMLEPAELFELTEAFFAPKLLKGKRVLITAGPTFEPIDAVRGITNSSSGKMGYAIARAAVHAGAEVTLVSGPTALPTPLGARRIDVQGARDMLDAVMAGVADTDVFIAVAAVADYTVKNRSEHKIKKTDSAPVIELELNPDILATVAALPQGPFCVGFAAESQNVLQYAEEKRRRKHIPLLAANLAQAAFGSDDNELTLIDDQGQHPLGRAPKAELAQGLIRHIAGMLAAR; translated from the coding sequence ATGGCCACATCCAGCAAACGCATCCTTCTTGGCATCACCGGCGGCGTGGCCGCCTATAAATCGGCCGAACTGACGCGCCTGTTCGTCAAGGCTGGCCACAGCGTGCAGGTAGCGATGACCGAGGCCGCCAGCCATTTCGTCGGCCCGGTCACCTTCCAGGCGCTGTCGGGCAAGCCGGTGTTCACCGACCAGTGGGACCCGCGCATCAATAACGGCATGCCGCACATCGACCTGTCGCGCGAGGCCGACGCCATCCTGATCGCCCCGGCCAGCACCGATTTCATCGCCAAGCTCGCGCACGGCCAGTGCGACGACCTGCTGTCGACCCTGTGCGCGGCGCGCGACTGTCCGCTGCTGGTGGCCCCGGCGATGAACCGGCAGATGTGGGAGAACCCGGCCAATCAACGCAATATCGCGTTGCTCAAGCAGGATGGCATCGCCGTTCTCGGCCCCGGCAGCGGCGATCAGGCCTGCGGCGAGGTCGGCGACGGGCGCATGCTGGAACCCGCAGAGCTGTTCGAGCTGACCGAAGCCTTCTTCGCGCCCAAGCTGCTCAAGGGCAAGCGCGTGCTGATCACGGCCGGCCCGACTTTCGAGCCGATCGACGCGGTGCGCGGCATCACCAATTCGAGCTCGGGCAAGATGGGCTACGCAATTGCCCGCGCGGCCGTCCATGCCGGCGCCGAGGTGACGCTGGTCAGCGGCCCGACGGCGCTGCCGACACCGCTGGGCGCGCGGCGCATCGACGTGCAGGGAGCGCGCGACATGCTCGACGCGGTAATGGCCGGCGTAGCCGACACCGATGTATTCATCGCCGTCGCCGCCGTAGCCGACTACACGGTGAAGAACCGCAGCGAGCACAAGATCAAGAAGACCGACAGCGCCCCCGTGATCGAGCTCGAACTCAACCCCGACATCCTCGCCACCGTCGCGGCGCTGCCGCAGGGGCCGTTCTGCGTCGGTTTCGCGGCAGAGAGCCAGAACGTGCTGCAATACGCGGAGGAAAAGCGCCGCCGCAAGCACATCCCGCTGCTCGCCGCCAACCTGGCGCAAGCCGCCTTCGGCTCGGACGACAACGAACTGACGCTGATCGACGACCAGGGCCAGCACCCGCTGGGCCGCGCGCCCAAGGCGGAGCTCGCTCAGGGGCTGATCCGGCATATCGCCGGGATGCTTGCCGCGCGCTAG
- the radC gene encoding DNA repair protein RadC — MPITDWPADERPREKLIQKGPASLSDAELLAIFLRTGIVGKSAVDLARELLARFGSLTQLFQASEAAFCEMPGMGQAKYVQLQAVLEMAKRALGEAMREAHALESPQAVRDYLRLQLGGLPVEVFWAIFLNAQHRVIASEELARGTLTQTSVYPREVVKRALANNAAAVIFAHNHPSGVAEPSRADELLTQALKQALALIDVKVLDHFVVAGNQSLSFAERGLL; from the coding sequence ATGCCCATCACCGACTGGCCCGCCGACGAGCGGCCACGCGAGAAGCTGATCCAGAAAGGCCCTGCCAGCCTGTCCGACGCCGAGCTGCTGGCGATCTTTCTGCGCACCGGCATCGTCGGCAAGAGCGCGGTCGACCTCGCGCGCGAACTGCTGGCGCGTTTCGGCAGCCTGACGCAGCTGTTCCAGGCGTCGGAAGCGGCATTCTGCGAGATGCCGGGCATGGGGCAAGCCAAGTACGTGCAGTTGCAGGCCGTGCTCGAGATGGCCAAGCGCGCGCTCGGCGAGGCCATGCGCGAGGCCCATGCGCTGGAGTCGCCGCAGGCGGTGCGCGATTATCTGCGGCTGCAGCTTGGCGGCCTGCCGGTCGAGGTGTTCTGGGCGATCTTCCTCAATGCCCAGCACCGCGTGATCGCCAGCGAGGAGCTGGCACGCGGCACCCTGACGCAGACCTCGGTCTATCCGCGCGAGGTGGTCAAGCGTGCGCTCGCCAACAATGCCGCCGCGGTGATCTTCGCGCACAACCACCCCTCTGGCGTGGCCGAACCGAGCCGCGCCGACGAACTGTTGACACAGGCATTGAAGCAGGCACTGGCGCTGATCGACGTGAAAGTGCTCGATCATTTCGTGGTTGCCGGCAACCAGTCGTTATCGTTCGCCGAGCGTGGGCTGCTATGA
- the rpmB gene encoding 50S ribosomal protein L28 encodes MARVCQVTGKGPMVGNNVSHANNKTKRRFLPNLQSRRFWVESENRWVRLRVSNAALRLIDKNGIESVLADLRARGEI; translated from the coding sequence ATGGCACGTGTATGCCAAGTAACAGGGAAGGGCCCGATGGTCGGGAACAACGTTTCCCACGCCAACAACAAGACCAAGCGCCGCTTCTTGCCCAACCTGCAATCGCGTCGTTTCTGGGTTGAAAGCGAAAACCGCTGGGTTCGTCTGCGTGTCAGCAACGCGGCTCTGCGCCTGATCGACAAGAACGGCATCGAGTCTGTTCTGGCCGACCTGCGTGCCCGCGGCGAAATCTAA
- the rpmG gene encoding 50S ribosomal protein L33, translated as MREKIKLESSAGTGHFYTTTKNKRTMPEKMEIMKFDPVARKHVAYKEVKLK; from the coding sequence ATGCGTGAAAAAATCAAGCTGGAATCCTCCGCAGGTACTGGTCACTTCTACACCACGACCAAGAACAAGCGTACCATGCCGGAAAAGATGGAAATCATGAAGTTCGACCCCGTAGCCCGCAAGCACGTGGCTTACAAGGAAGTGAAGCTGAAGTAA
- a CDS encoding FMN-dependent NADH-azoreductase encodes MKVLHLDSSILGNHSVSRELTQAVVDAYRNGGEQVDVIYRDLGTEPLPHISPDLLAPRGTPVEQMSDAQRRDNEISDLLIDELKTADVVVIGAPLYNFTVPSGLKAWIDRIAVAGKTFSYGANGPIGLVPNKKAVIVATAGGIHSQSPVTHMHDGYVKTVLNFVGVQDVEVVRAEGLNMGPELREKALEAARAQIAELTEPQTA; translated from the coding sequence ATGAAAGTTCTGCACCTCGATTCCAGCATCCTCGGCAACCACTCCGTTTCGCGTGAGCTGACCCAGGCCGTGGTTGATGCCTACCGCAATGGCGGCGAACAGGTTGACGTGATCTACCGCGACCTTGGCACCGAGCCGCTGCCGCACATCTCGCCCGACCTGCTGGCACCACGCGGCACGCCGGTCGAACAGATGAGCGACGCGCAACGCCGCGACAACGAGATCAGCGACCTGCTGATCGATGAACTGAAGACGGCCGACGTCGTCGTCATCGGCGCCCCGCTGTACAACTTCACCGTGCCATCCGGCCTGAAGGCGTGGATCGACCGCATCGCGGTGGCCGGCAAGACCTTCAGCTACGGCGCCAACGGCCCCATCGGCCTGGTGCCGAACAAGAAGGCGGTGATCGTGGCCACGGCTGGCGGCATCCACAGCCAGTCGCCGGTGACCCATATGCACGATGGCTACGTCAAAACGGTGCTCAACTTCGTCGGCGTGCAGGACGTGGAAGTGGTCCGTGCCGAAGGCCTGAACATGGGGCCGGAACTGCGTGAAAAGGCGCTGGAAGCCGCACGCGCCCAGATCGCGGAACTGACCGAGCCACAAACAGCCTGA
- a CDS encoding LysR substrate-binding domain-containing protein, which yields MHDLNDLYFFAKVVERGSFAAASRALDIPKSRLSRRVAQLEERLGARLLQRTTRKLALTDVGQRYYERCQAMLLEADAAEATVASLRDEPSGRLRVSCPVGIAYPELAPVLPAFLRQHPAIQLELMVTNRRVDLLEEGVDVALRVREAGQQDPNLVTRRFRTGNTLLVASPALLERYPPINSPEDLAGLPTMNFGLGDRGTHWRLTGPDGEQREVVIEPVFHCDDFYVLKHAALAGMGLTTMPETYCIDEIEHGELLPVIPHWRLPEGIVHGVYPSRRGLSPAVKAFMDFLSLHLGRVSG from the coding sequence ATGCATGACCTGAATGATCTCTATTTCTTCGCCAAGGTGGTCGAGCGCGGCAGCTTTGCTGCCGCCAGCCGAGCGCTCGACATCCCCAAATCGCGCCTGTCGCGCCGCGTGGCGCAGCTCGAGGAGCGGCTTGGCGCGCGGCTATTGCAGCGCACCACGCGCAAGCTGGCGCTGACCGACGTGGGGCAGCGCTATTACGAGCGCTGCCAGGCCATGCTGCTCGAGGCGGACGCGGCCGAGGCCACGGTTGCCAGCCTGCGCGATGAGCCGAGCGGTCGGCTGCGCGTCAGTTGCCCGGTCGGCATCGCCTACCCGGAACTGGCACCGGTGCTGCCGGCCTTTCTGCGACAGCACCCGGCCATCCAGCTGGAACTGATGGTGACCAACCGCCGCGTCGATCTGCTGGAAGAAGGGGTGGACGTGGCGCTACGCGTGCGCGAAGCGGGCCAGCAGGACCCGAATCTGGTGACGCGGCGTTTTCGCACCGGCAATACGCTGCTGGTGGCGAGCCCCGCGCTGCTGGAGCGCTATCCGCCGATCAACTCGCCCGAGGATCTGGCCGGTCTGCCGACGATGAACTTTGGCCTCGGCGACCGTGGCACGCACTGGCGCCTTACCGGCCCCGATGGCGAGCAGCGCGAGGTAGTGATCGAGCCGGTCTTCCATTGCGACGACTTCTATGTGCTCAAGCACGCGGCGCTCGCCGGCATGGGGCTGACCACGATGCCGGAAACCTACTGCATCGATGAAATCGAGCACGGCGAGCTGTTGCCGGTGATCCCGCACTGGCGTCTGCCGGAGGGCATCGTGCACGGCGTGTACCCGAGCCGGCGTGGGCTGTCGCCGGCGGTCAAGGCTTTCATGGATTTCCTGTCACTGCACCTGGGGCGGGTGTCGGGCTGA
- the fabI gene encoding enoyl-ACP reductase FabI, whose translation MGFLANKRILITGLISNRSIAYGIAQAMQREGAELAFTYVVDKLKDRVVEMAREFGSDIVLRCDVTSDDEIAGMFADLKTHWPEGLDGIVHSIGFAPREALAGDFLDAISREAFQVAHDISAYSFPALAKAGRAQLRPNAALLTLTYLGAERAMPNYNVMGLAKASLEASVRYTAYAMGPQGFRVNGISAGPIKTLAASGISGFSKMLHHIAENAPLRRGVTIEEVGNVAAFMMSDLASGITGEITYVDAGYNTVAPMAGE comes from the coding sequence ATGGGTTTTCTTGCCAACAAACGCATCCTGATCACGGGGCTGATCTCCAATCGCTCGATCGCCTACGGCATTGCCCAGGCGATGCAGCGCGAAGGCGCCGAGCTGGCATTCACCTATGTAGTGGACAAGCTCAAGGACCGGGTGGTCGAGATGGCGCGCGAATTCGGCAGCGACATCGTACTGCGTTGCGATGTCACCTCGGATGACGAGATCGCCGGCATGTTCGCCGACCTGAAGACCCACTGGCCCGAAGGCCTGGACGGCATCGTCCACTCCATCGGCTTCGCACCGCGCGAAGCGCTGGCTGGCGACTTCCTCGACGCCATCTCGCGCGAAGCGTTCCAGGTTGCCCATGACATCAGCGCCTACAGCTTCCCGGCGCTGGCTAAGGCCGGCCGCGCGCAACTGCGGCCGAACGCCGCGCTGCTGACGCTGACCTACCTCGGCGCCGAGCGCGCCATGCCCAACTACAACGTGATGGGCCTGGCCAAGGCCAGCCTCGAAGCCAGCGTGCGCTACACCGCCTACGCCATGGGCCCGCAGGGTTTCCGCGTCAACGGCATCTCGGCCGGACCGATCAAGACCCTGGCAGCGAGCGGGATCAGCGGTTTCTCCAAGATGCTGCACCACATCGCCGAGAATGCGCCGCTGCGCCGCGGCGTCACCATCGAGGAAGTCGGCAATGTCGCCGCCTTCATGATGAGCGACCTGGCATCGGGCATCACTGGCGAGATTACCTATGTCGATGCCGGCTACAATACCGTCGCCCCGATGGCCGGCGAATGA